DNA sequence from the Treponema sp. OMZ 838 genome:
ATATCGATCAACCGCTTGTGCGTCCGCATTTCAAACTGCTCACGCGACTTTTTATTTACGTGTGGAGAGCGAAGCACAGTAAATTTATTAATACGTGTAGGAAGCGGAACAGGACCTAACACCTTTGCCCCAACCTTCTGCACAGCCTGCACAATCGCTTTAGAACTTTGATCAACCAACTCAACATCAAATCCGCGAAGCTTAACGCGAATCTTTTCCTTAGCCATATTTCCTCCGTACAAAAACAAGCGGCCGAATAGCGCCTACCCGACCGCCTTGTTTTTTATTACGCTAAAATCTCCGTAACCTGTCCGGAGGCGATAGTCCGGCCGCCTTCACGAATAGCAAGCTTAAGACCCTTATCCATAGCGATAGGATGGATCAGCTCACCGATAATCTTGGTATTATCACCCGGCTTAACCATATCAACGCCCTGAGGCAGCGTAACGGTTCCGGTAATATCGGTTGTTCTGAAATAGAACTGCGGGCGATAACCCGAGAAGAACGGGCTGTGACGACCGCCTTCATCCTTAGAAAGAACGTAAATTTGCGCTTCAAATTTAGTGTGCGGCTGAATAGTACCCGGCTTAGCCAATACCTGACCTCTTTCAACCTCTTTCTTATCAATACCGCGGAGCAAGAGACCGACGTTATCACCGGCCATACCCTGATCAAGCAGCTTGTTGAACATTTCGATACCGGTAACAACGGTTTTCTTCGTCGGCTTAATACCGACGATTTCGACTTCTTCGTTAAGATTGATAACACCGCGCTCGATACGTCCGGTAACAACAGTACCACGTCCGGAAATCGTGAAGATATCTTCAATCGGCATCAAGAAGGGCTTTGCATCATCACGGACAGGATCAACAAAGTAGCTATCCATAGTCTTCAGCAATTCATCGATACAAGCAGTATCTTCAACGGAAGCGCCGTCAGCCAATGCCTTAAATGCGGAACCTTTGATAATCGGCGTATCGCGGGGGAAGCCGTAAGACTCAAGAGTTTCGCGAACTTCTTCTTCTACCAATTCGATAAGTTCAGGATCATCAACAAGGTCAACCTTATTAAGGAAAACGATAATAGAAGGAACACCAACCTGACGAGCAAGCAGAATATGTTCTTTAGTCTGAGGCATAACCGAGTCCGGAGCAGAAACAACAAGGATTGCACCATCCATCTGAGCAGCACCGGTGATCATGTTCTTAACATAGTCAGCGTGTCCGGGACAGTCAATGTGAGCATAGTGGCGCTTGTCGGACTGATACTCCAAGTGACGAGTATTAATAGTAATACCGCGAGCCTTTTCCTCCGGCGCATTATCAATCTCATCATATTTAAGAAGCTTATCACCATACTTCTTTGCACAATGAGTAGTGATCGCTGCCGAAAGAGTTGTCTTACCATGGTCAACGTGACCGATGGTACCAACATTCATGTGAACTTTTGTTCTCTCGAACTTTTCCTTTGCCATGTAAATCCTCCTAACAGACAATAGGCAACTAACAAAAACCCCGCCCATCAAACAGCGAGACCATTTCCATATTGAAAATGAAAAAATGTTATAAACCGGATACCAAATACAGAAAAGAATAGAATGCGGATAATCAGACAGTAAACACCGTTGTAAAAGACGTGTTGCGTAAGCTCGTCATAGCAATTCGACAAGCCTTATTCGGATCCACCTGATCATCATCAGAATCCATTCCGATGACTGGTTTGGCATCCTGCAGAGTAATAGGGCGAACCCCTTAATGCTTTTAACAACATTAACACGGAAACCTGCCTTTAAAAGGCTTTACGGTGCCGGAAAACTCTTAAAGAATACCGGACAAACGGCTTTTAGCCATTTATCCAATTGAACAGAGCGACTATACTATTTTGAATAACAAATGTCAAGGCTTTTGAAAATATACACACATCTCTATAAATTACAAGAGGGATTGCCGCATACCCTTTCATTTTTCCCCATCGGTTAGTATAATCAGAATATGAATAAGGGAGCTTTCATGAAGAATATGATTTGTATGATTTTATCTGCTGCTTGTATAGTCGGTGTCGCAGCCGACCCTGCGAAAAACTTTAGCGGAGACGATATTCCGCTTAAAAAGGTAACACTCTATTCGTCAGGCGTTGCGCACTATATGCATGAGGGGACTGTTTCCGGTTCAGGGAATATAGAGCTATTATTTTCACCCGCTCAAATTAACGATGTGCTAAAGTCTCTTGTCGTTACTGATCCCGGTGCAAAAAACTTAGCAGTCAATTATCAGTCCGAAGACACGCTGAGGAAAACGCTGGAAAGTTTAAAAATCGACCTTTCCGCCGCTACAACGCTCTACGATATTTTAAAAGCGCAAAAGGGCGCCGAAGTGGAACTGTTTACGCCTCATCAAATTACCGGAAAGATTTTGAGCGTCGATAAAAACAGCTCAAAAGAAACGGACTCTTTCTTTATTTCGCTTGCAGCGAAAGACGGGATCCACCTTATCGCTTTTTCGGACATTCAATCCTTTAAATTTACCGATGCCAGACGAAATGAAGATTTAAACACTGCTTTGGCGCTCATCCTCGACGCTTCGGCAAAGAACCGCAAAAAACTGGACATTAAAATCGATGCGCAAGGTGAGCGGAAGATCGGTCTTTCTTATGTTATGGAAGCGCCGGTATGGAAAGCAAGCTATCGGCTCGATATGGGTACCGATAAAGCAGTGTTTCAGGCATGGGCGATTGTCGACAATTCAACCGACCTCGACTGGAAGAATATTACACTCACCCTCACAACGGGAAGACCGGTCGGTTTTACGCAAAACCTCTATGCGCCTTACTATACCTATCGCCCCGAAGTACCGCTTGCAATTGCGCAAACTGCGAAAGCGGAAACATTTGCCTCGGCTGATACGGGTGTCGAATATGCCGCAGCTATGCCTCTCGCAGAAAACCGGTCGATGATGATGATGAAAAAAGAAGCGTCTAGATATGCATCCGAAGCGTATGATGAAGCGGAATATCAAGACTTACAGGAAAAAAATACTTCAGCCTATTTTGAAAATCAAGCTGAGGCCGGTAATGCGGGAGAAATGTTTGCCTTTACGCCGTCAAAACCGATTACACTTGAGCGGCAGCAAAGCACGATGATTCCCCTCACCCTAGCATCTCTTCCTGCGGAAAAGTATTCGGTATTTTCTTCCATTCCATATAACGAGCGTGTTAATCCGAAATTCTGTATCAGTATTGAAAACACATCGGGCTTAAAACTGCCGGCCGGCCCCATTACGGTTCTTGACGGGGGGGAATATTCAGGCGATGCTCTTTTGGAGTTTTTACCCGAAGCCGAAAAACGCCTGATTGCTTACGGAGACGATATTGAAGTAACCGGTTCAAAGCGAGCCGACTCCACAAGGACGATTGAAACCATAAAGATGGCTGACGGAGTGATGACAACTTCGTACCGGCAAGTCCAAAGCACGATCTATTTGATACGAAACACCAATAAGAAAGAGAGAACCGTTATTGTTGAACACGCAAAGAACACAGGGTTTGAACTGACATCAAAACAAGCTCTTGCGGAAACGACTGCAAACAAATACCGGTTTAAGTTTAAAGCTGCAGGCAATACCGGTACCGAGTTAAAAGTAGAAGAAGCTCGCACCTATCAATCAACTCAAAAAATATTCGATATGAATTCAAACACATTCATTTCCTACACGACCAATTCCGAAATTCCCGAAAAAGTACGGAAGGCATTTGCGTCTATTATAACGGAAAAAGAAAAGGTTACCGCGGCGGAAAAAGCCTTGAAGACTTTGCAAGATCGTCAGACGGAAATCGGAAAGGAACAAGACCGTGTACGGAGGAATCTTGAGGCAGTCGGTTCGGAAAGCCAGCAAGGCAGAGCGTTCTTAACCAAGCTGCTCAAGCTCGAAACCGAACTGGATAACCTCAAAACAGACATTGCTGACGCAACGGAACAGCTCAACAAAGCGCAGCAAAAATTTACCGCATTCGTAAAGAATATTCGGATTGAATAGTAAAATCGATATGTAACAAAGGAGATGCGCCGTTTATTTCAAAAGGCACCCTTGAGATTGTATCTATAACGTGTTACTCTAAGGATACCTATGAAGAATGCTTTACTGGTTCCCGGCGTTTTTTTCTTAAGCCTTTTAAGCGCGGTTGTTATCTTTGCCTTTTTCGGCGGAATCGCCTTGCGCTATGAAATGGCCGTTCCGTTTGCATCAGAATCGGCGGGATTGCTGCTTCTCTGCATGGCACAAAAGGCGTGTTACGTACTCCCATTAGCAGTAATGATGGCCATTATCGGGGTATATACATTTTTGATGAGACACCCTGCAAAGCTGGGCGTAGCCCTTACGCTGTTCCTCGTATGTTTGCTATTTACCGTAACGGTTATTATACCGGCCTGCTATGCGCAGTTTTCCGTCATCGAGAAAGCAATAGCAGCCTACAAAACAACGGCGCCTGTCGACAAAGCGTTGGCGGCTTTTACAAGCAAACCGTTATTTCTAGCTTTATTACAGCAAGGTTCCGACAGCCTCTTTTCCGATGTATATGCTGCCTATGCCTATACATTACATTTTACAACATACCTCTTGTTCGCAGGTGCGCTTTTTTTCTGCGTCAGCTCATTTTGGTTTGCATGCATCATAACACGATGGAATCTGTTCAACCTTCTTTTCTTACTTCTTCTTTCAGGGGCACTATTACTCGTATATCCGTATATGCAGTTGGAAGGATTCAAGACAGCGCTCTTTAATCTCCATATAACAAATTCGGAAAACGGCATTTACGGAATTCCGCTCGTTTTGTGTGTTGTTGCCGTAGTATTTCATTCTATAGGCGGTTTAAAACTACTGCTGATATATTCAAAGACCCAAAAAAGGAGCGCTGCATAAAATGCCTGAGATGCTAAAAGGCTGGCTGTCCGTTCTTATTCACTTTGTGATCGGACTTGGGTGCTGCCTAATATATGTGTTTTTTCTCAAAAAAATTGATGTACTGCCGCAGTTTTTGTTCAGCCGGAGATTAGCAGAAACAGGAATCTTGTTTATACGGATTATGCCGAGCTTGCTGGTTTCCGCTATATTGATAGGGTATGCCGTTATTTTCGGTACATCCGGTCAAAATACCGTACCGCGATTTTCTGACATATTACTTCGCTACTTAAAAGAAGCATTTATTATGCTTTTTGCGTGCGTTACTATTTATATCATATTGATAGAAATAGTATTGCCGTTGCTGGCAGACTACCGGCGCTACAGCGAACTGAAAACACATGATTATTACGATTTTATAAAAGAGACTGATAATTCATTACGAAACGGAGATGCCGAAAAAGCGTATGATAAGGCGAAGGCTGCCTTAGGAATCTGGAAAAACAATCCTGAAGCATTACAACTTTTCGATAAGG
Encoded proteins:
- the rpsJ gene encoding 30S ribosomal protein S10, which translates into the protein MAKEKIRVKLRGFDVELVDQSSKAIVQAVQKVGAKVLGPVPLPTRINKFTVLRSPHVNKKSREQFEMRTHKRLIDIIEPSAEVMNALMALELSAGVDVEIKQ
- the tuf gene encoding elongation factor Tu, which gives rise to MAKEKFERTKVHMNVGTIGHVDHGKTTLSAAITTHCAKKYGDKLLKYDEIDNAPEEKARGITINTRHLEYQSDKRHYAHIDCPGHADYVKNMITGAAQMDGAILVVSAPDSVMPQTKEHILLARQVGVPSIIVFLNKVDLVDDPELIELVEEEVRETLESYGFPRDTPIIKGSAFKALADGASVEDTACIDELLKTMDSYFVDPVRDDAKPFLMPIEDIFTISGRGTVVTGRIERGVINLNEEVEIVGIKPTKKTVVTGIEMFNKLLDQGMAGDNVGLLLRGIDKKEVERGQVLAKPGTIQPHTKFEAQIYVLSKDEGGRHSPFFSGYRPQFYFRTTDITGTVTLPQGVDMVKPGDNTKIIGELIHPIAMDKGLKLAIREGGRTIASGQVTEILA
- a CDS encoding DUF4139 domain-containing protein, which translates into the protein MKNMICMILSAACIVGVAADPAKNFSGDDIPLKKVTLYSSGVAHYMHEGTVSGSGNIELLFSPAQINDVLKSLVVTDPGAKNLAVNYQSEDTLRKTLESLKIDLSAATTLYDILKAQKGAEVELFTPHQITGKILSVDKNSSKETDSFFISLAAKDGIHLIAFSDIQSFKFTDARRNEDLNTALALILDASAKNRKKLDIKIDAQGERKIGLSYVMEAPVWKASYRLDMGTDKAVFQAWAIVDNSTDLDWKNITLTLTTGRPVGFTQNLYAPYYTYRPEVPLAIAQTAKAETFASADTGVEYAAAMPLAENRSMMMMKKEASRYASEAYDEAEYQDLQEKNTSAYFENQAEAGNAGEMFAFTPSKPITLERQQSTMIPLTLASLPAEKYSVFSSIPYNERVNPKFCISIENTSGLKLPAGPITVLDGGEYSGDALLEFLPEAEKRLIAYGDDIEVTGSKRADSTRTIETIKMADGVMTTSYRQVQSTIYLIRNTNKKERTVIVEHAKNTGFELTSKQALAETTANKYRFKFKAAGNTGTELKVEEARTYQSTQKIFDMNSNTFISYTTNSEIPEKVRKAFASIITEKEKVTAAEKALKTLQDRQTEIGKEQDRVRRNLEAVGSESQQGRAFLTKLLKLETELDNLKTDIADATEQLNKAQQKFTAFVKNIRIE